CACGTGTTCGACCGCTTTCGTCAGGCCGACGCGTCCACGACCCGCCGCCACGGTGGGCTGGGCTTGGGGCTGTCGATCGTCAAGCAGATCGCCGAACTGCACGGTGGTACGGTCTGGGCCAAGAGCCCTGGCGAGGGTAAGGGCTCGACCTTCATGGTCATGCTGCCGCTGCTGGTCCTGCACGAGAACGGCGACAGCCCCTCTGAGCCACGGGTCCACCCGGCGACCGCGGAGGCAGACAAAGTCGAATGCGAGGAGGCCGACCTGGCGGGCGTGACCGTGCTGGTGGTGGACGACGAGCCCGACGCGCGGGAACTGGTGCGGCGGTTCCTTGGGGCCTGCGGGGCTGCCGTGGTCACCGCCGGCTCGGCCGACGAGGCGATGGCCCTGCTGCGGGAGCGGCGGCCGCGCGTTTTGGTCAGCGACATCGGCATGCCCGGCGCGGACGGGTACGAGCTGATGCGCCAGGTGCGGTCGCTGCCCGCGACTCAGGGCGGTCGCACGCCCGCTATTGCCCTGACCGCGTTTGCGCGGACCGAAGACCGCACCCGGGCGATGCGGGCTGGCTACAACGTACACCTCTCCAAGCCCACCGAGTCGACCGAACTGGTGGCAGCTGTAGCCAGCTTAGCGGGACTCTCGGTCAGCTGATCCCCTCGCCGTCGTCAGCCGCACGCCCACCTGCGCCAGCGATACGCCGGCCGAGCGCCCAAGGTCGACCGCAATCACGTGCTGAAGGAACGTCGACAGCACACCGGCGAACATCACGCCGATCGCGTGTTCGCCGTACGATTACGCCGCCGACCGAAACCGCGCGTCGATCGACGGCCGAAACCGGTTCTCCTTCAGCCCCTTCTTCACGGTCAGGTGCTTCTTCTCGATTAGCAGGTGATGGTCGGGCGGGGCGACGTAGATTGTGCCCCCCTTGATGGGCGTCCCATCTTGGGGGTGGACAGCTGGCAACGTCCCGCACCAGCTCAGGATCTGCGGTAACGCGCTGGCGACAACCGGCGGAATGTGCAGGACGACGAAGACGGTGGCGGGCAAATCCTTAGGCGACACACGGACCAAGTCCTTCAACACCGAAGCCACGAGCCGACGCTCCAATTACGATACACCGAGCGCAACTCATCGCGGCATGGTACGACCGGCGACTGGGCCATCGAAGGAACGTGAAAGGGCGCAACTAGCTTGGCAGCCCGGCTTGGCCCGGAATTCGAGCGAAAAAACACAACAATAATTGCGACAAATAGAGCTTTCAGCGCATGAAAAAGGCACGAAAAACGGGCCATTTCAGTACCCCCAAGGGGAGCCGAACCACTACCAAACTATTTAGAATATCAGCCGTATCTGAATTGGCGCCCGAAATTGCGCCCGAAACCATTGGTCAGGTCCGGTTCAACCGGTAGTCTCCAAGCACCATGCTCAAGACCATCAAGAAACGCGGCCGGCCACAGGCATCATACCGTTTGACCACCACGGGCGAACGAATCCACGGCCTCCTACGCCGGGCCGATGGCCGCTGGAAGATCTCGGCGACCCGCCAGACGTTCGTGGAACCCGACGAGATGCTCGCGGTCGCCCGCTTCCGACAATGGCAGGCAAAGCATCAGGGCGGGAACCTCGGCCAGCTTGCGGTCCACGCGACGGCCGAAGCGGCGATGATCGACATCGCCCGCCGCACCAACGCCGCAGGCGGATCGCTCTCGGCGACCGTCAAGCTAGCGGGGGAAGGCACCGGCGGCTGGGCGGTGACCGACCACACGCTGTCGCCCGAACAGTGGGCTTGGCTCAGGCACCAGATCATCGAGCGGCCGCAGTGGGTCGCTGAGCAGGTTGGCGTCGAGCAGGTTGGGTACATCCGAGACCTGAAGAGGCCTCGCACCTCTGAGACATTGAAGAAGGTCGGGGACCTCTACGCGGCTAAAGTTGGTCTGAGCGCCAACGAGGCGAGCAGATCCAAGCTAATGTCGAAAGAGTTTACCCGCGCCGCCGGAGCCGAGCGGATCAGTGACATCACGCACGACGCGGTCGTCGTCTACGAACGCGTCATCCAGAGCGGCACGTACGCACCAAAGAGCATCCTGCACCGGATCCGGAAAGTCCGCACGATCCTGGC
The Tepidisphaeraceae bacterium DNA segment above includes these coding regions:
- a CDS encoding chemotaxis protein CheB, yielding MASVLKDLVRVSPKDLPATVFVVLHIPPVVASALPQILSWCGTLPAVHPQDGTPIKGGTIYVAPPDHHLLIEKKHLTVKKGLKENRFRPSIDARFRSAA
- a CDS encoding tyrosine-type recombinase/integrase, translating into MLKTIKKRGRPQASYRLTTTGERIHGLLRRADGRWKISATRQTFVEPDEMLAVARFRQWQAKHQGGNLGQLAVHATAEAAMIDIARRTNAAGGSLSATVKLAGEGTGGWAVTDHTLSPEQWAWLRHQIIERPQWVAEQVGVEQVGYIRDLKRPRTSETLKKVGDLYAAKVGLSANEASRSKLMSKEFTRAAGAERISDITHDAVVVYERVIQSGTYAPKSILHRIRKVRTILAYAIKRGTAVADCRKALDITAMLEVRDHTPLDPRQITPHQFWSIYDAAAGAGDRVFAALMLTALNGAFYSSEVAKLKWQEIDLDRGEIVARRTKTGVSRVAVLWPETVEALNNLDRPGEYVFNTRVRSYTTFSVLEAWRKYRGNSGQPEDVTFGRIRDAGFTVACRISLDQARVLAGLRLPGASDHCVRRNPQFVANACRAIHDEFTAGRNKRSG